One genomic window of Saccopteryx bilineata isolate mSacBil1 chromosome 4, mSacBil1_pri_phased_curated, whole genome shotgun sequence includes the following:
- the TUNAR gene encoding protein TUNAR isoform X1, producing the protein MRCSVSLGRKIKTFATKMVITSGNDEDRGGQERESKEESVLAMLGIIGTILNLVVIIFVYIYTTL; encoded by the coding sequence GTTAGCCTGGGGAGGAAGATAAAGACATTTGCAACCAAGATGGTAATCACGAGTGGAAATGATGAAGACAGAGGAggccaagagagagagagcaaggaggagaGCGTCTTGGCAATGCTGGGGATTATCGGGACCATCTTGAACCTGGTCGTGATCATATTCGTATACATATACACCACGCTGTGA
- the TUNAR gene encoding protein TUNAR isoform X2 has translation MVITSGNDEDRGGQERESKEESVLAMLGIIGTILNLVVIIFVYIYTTL, from the coding sequence ATGGTAATCACGAGTGGAAATGATGAAGACAGAGGAggccaagagagagagagcaaggaggagaGCGTCTTGGCAATGCTGGGGATTATCGGGACCATCTTGAACCTGGTCGTGATCATATTCGTATACATATACACCACGCTGTGA